The following coding sequences lie in one Cucurbita pepo subsp. pepo cultivar mu-cu-16 chromosome LG13, ASM280686v2, whole genome shotgun sequence genomic window:
- the LOC111809009 gene encoding receptor protein kinase-like protein ZAR1 yields MVLLEICFVFIVSDHFSSVSSLNEEGLALLSFRNSTFDAEGFLQNWNFYDTTPCSWNGITCTEQRVVSLSIEDKKLSGTLHPALGKLGSLRHLSLRNNSLFGSFPTELYKLVELQSLDLSQNVFNGSIPDGFGSHLTSLQYLNLSFNVINGWIPADFGNLSHLRGTLGLSHNVFTGPIPPSLSSLPATLYIDLSYNNLSGQIPPQEAFQNLGPTAYVGNAFLCGLPLNVSCPITVPTSSHDSWFHCPSHGKGGKSCSIITGSASIIVGFCLVILVVFWCKRAHPSKGSENVDGCNFSQALMFKTEFSCFAKLDVETLPENMEKYNFVLLDRQVDFNLEQLLKSSAYLLGKNGNGIVYQVVLEKGVKLAVRRLEDGAYERFKEFQTEVEAIGKVRHPNIVALLAYCWSLEEKLLIHEYIPHGDLATALHGKAEISYFRPLSWADRVKIMKGVANGLTYLHEFSPRKYVHGDLKPTNILLGNNMVPYISDFGLGRLSNAAGDLSASPSERTPAATPRRSPFRSNSMCSSLSIGSYYQAPEALKAAKPSQKWDVYSFGVILLEIITGKMAVIQAGSSEMELVQWIQLGIDEGKRPSCIIDPSMCGEVDEEEAAAAIDIAVACTRKSPEKRPCMRIVSECLEKLATSP; encoded by the exons ATGGTTCTACTGGAGATTTGCTTTGTTTTCATCGTGAGCGACCATTTTTCATCTGTGTCTTCTCTGAATGAAGAGGGATTGGCTCTGCTTTCATTCAGAAACTCAACTTTTGATGCCGAAGGCTTCCTCCAAAACTGGAACTTCTATGATACGACCCCGTGTTCCTGGAATGGAATCACTTGTACAGAACAAAGAGTTGTTTCTCTCAGTATTGAAGACAAGAAACTCTCTGGTACTCTCCACCCTGCACTTGGGAAGCTTGGGTCACTCCGTCATTTAAGCCTTCGAAACAATAGTCTTTTCGGAAGCTTCCCAACTGAGCTCTACAAGCTGGTAGAATTACAAAGCTTGGATCTCTCACAAAATGTCTTTAATGGCAGTATTCCAGATGGGTTTGGTTCCCATTTGACATCCCTTCAGTATCTCAATCTTTCCTTCAATGTCATCAACGGCTGGATCCCTGCAGACTTTGGCAACTTGTCCCACTTGCGAGGCACTCTTGGTTTGTCTCACAATGTCTTTACCGGCCCAATCCCGCCAAGCCTAAGCAGCCTCCCTGCAACCCTTTATATCGATCTAAGTTACAATAATCTCAGTGGCCAAATACCACCACAAGAAGCTTTCCAGAACCTTGGTCCAACAGCTTACGTAGGGAATGCCTTTCTATGTGGACTGCCTCTCAATGTTTCATGTCCAATCACGGTGCCAACGTCAAGCCACGACTCGTGGTTCCATTGCCCATCACATGGGAAAGGTGGAAAATCTTGCTCCATAATCACAGGCTCTGCAAGTATCATAGTTGGTTTCTGCCTGGTAATCCTGGTAGTATTTTGGTGCAAGAGGGCTCATCCTTCTAAAGGGAGTGAAAATGTAGATGGCTGTAACTTTAGTCAGGCATTGATGTTTAAAACAGAGTTTTCTTGCTTTGCAAAACTTGATGTTGAGACCCTACCCGAAAACATGGAGAAGTATAATTTCGTGTTACTGGATCGGCAAGTCGACTTCAATCTCGAGCAACTTCTGAAATCCTCAGCTTATCTTCTAGGCAAGAATGGGAATGGGATTGTGTATCAAGTGGTTCTAGAGAAGGGAGTAAAGCTAGCCGTAAGAAGGTTGGAAGATGGAGCTTATGAAAGGTTTAAAGAGTTCCAAACTGAAGTTGAAGCAATTGGGAAGGTCAGACATCCCAATATCGTAGCTCTTTTAGCTTACTGCTGGTCTCTTGAAGAGAAGCTGCTCATTCATGAATACATACCACATGGAGACCTGGCCACTGCACTTCATG GGAAAGCAGAAATTTCCTACTTCCGACCACTTTCTTGGGCTGATCGTGTGAAGATCATGAAAGGAGTAGCAAACGGATTGACATATCTTCACGAATTCAGTCCAAGAAAATACGTCCACGGCGATCTGAAGCCGACCAACATTCTGCTAGGAAACAACATGGTACCTTACATCTCAGATTTCGGACTCGGACGACTTTCAAATGCCGCAGGAGACCTCAGTGCCTCACCATCGGAGCGAACCCCCGCCGCAACGCCGCGGCGCTCTCCTTTCCGATCAAACTCCATGTGCTCCTCTCTGTCAATAGGGTCCTATTATCAAGCCCCTGAAGCCTTGAAGGCGGCAAAGCCATCGCAGAAGTGGGATGTTTACTCGTTTGGAGTGATATTACTGGAAATTATCACCGGAAAGATGGCGGTGATTCAAGCGGGTTCGTCGGAGATGGAGCTGGTTCAATGGATTCAACTGGGAATCGATGAAGGGAAACGGCCATCGTGTATCATAGATCCGTCCATGTGTGGGGAAGTGGACGAGGAAGAAGCTGCGGCGGCCATTGATATAGCTGTTGCTTGCACTCGGAAGAGTCCTGAGAAGAGACCCTGTATGAGAATTGTGTCGGAATGTTTGGAAAAGTTGGCAACTTCACCGTAA